The candidate division KSB1 bacterium genome segment GATCTCCTGGTGGCGCTCGCAGCCGGAGACGGCCGGACGGCTTTGAACGGCCTGGAGCAGGCGGTGCGTCTCTGCCGGCCGAACGCACAGGGGCAGCGTGTGCTCACCGTCGCGCACATTCGGGAAGCGGTGCAGAAACGCGCGCCGCTTTACGATCGCGCCGGCGACCAGCATTACGACACGATTTCCGCGTTCATCAAAAGCGTGCGCGGCGGCGATCCCAATGCCGCGTTGCACTATCTTGCGCGCATGCTGGAGGCCGGTGAAGATCCCAAATTCATCGCACGGCGCCTGATTATTCTCGCCAGCGAGGACATTGGCAATGCCGAGCCACTGGCCCTCGTGCTCGCCACCTCGGCATTCACCGCGGTCACCTACGTGGGCATGCCCGAGGCCGGACTGGTGCTGGCGCAGGCCACGACTTTTTTGGCGAGCGCACCAAAGAGCAACGCCTCCTACCGCGCCCTCTCAGCCGCCATCCAGGATGTGAGGGAAAAGCCGCTGGCACCGATTCCTCTGCATTTGCGCAATGCGCCCACCGACTTGCTGGCGCAGGCAGGCCATGGTCGCGGCTATCAATATCCGCACGATTTCCCCGGCCATTTTGTGGAGCAGGAATATCTGCCGGAAAATTTGACTGCTGCACTTTACTACCGGCCCTCTGCCAGCGGCATGGAGGCTGACATTGCCCGGCGTTTGCAAGCCTGGTGGGAAAAATACCGCGAGCAGTACAACGGCGATCAGGCCGCCGCACCGCCGGACGCCACGTGACCCCATGAAGAGAGAGTTTGCCACCCCGCCGCCGGCTGTGACTGTGCTCGTTGCAGCCCTGCTGCTCACCCGTGCGTTGCACGGCCAGGAGGTTCCTGCCAGCCAGGCCAATCCGGCCGCCGACTCCGTTATTGTCACAAACCAGCCGCCGCCGCCTGCTTCTGCGGCCGCGAAATCGGAAGTCGATGCGCCGATTGAGTACAGCGCTGCTGACATTGAAATTTTTGTGCCGGCACGCCTCATCGTGCTTACCGGCAGGGCGGTGGTCAAATACAAAACGGCCACGCTGACCGCCGGCCGCATCACGGTTGACATGGAGCGCCGCACCTTGCGCGCCGAACCGCTGCCCGACTCCCTGCGGCCTGCTTCCGCCCCTGCGCCCGGCGCCGCGAACGGCCGGGCCGCCAGCGATCTTCCCACCTTCACGGACGGCGGCGACAAGCTGGTGGGTGAGGCCATGGAATTCAATTTCGCCACAGAAAAGGGCCGGGTATTGCGCGGCCGCACCGAGTTCGACGGCGGGCATTATTTCGGCGAGCGCATCAAGCGCGTGGACGACAGGACATTGAATGTCGGCAGCGGAACCTACACGACGTGTGATCGCAATCCCAATCCGCATTTTCATTTTTGGAGTGAACGGATGAAGATTACGGTGCAGGATAAAGTGGTGGCGAAGCCGGTGGTGTTTTTCCTCGGCAGAATACCACTTGCGATCCTGCCCTTTGCCGTGTTTCCCACCAAAACCGGGCGTCACTCCGGCCTGCTGATTCCCAAATACGGCCAAAGCACACTCGAGGGCCGTTTCCTGCGCGACCTGGGCTACTATTGGGCGGTCAACGATTACCTCGATGCCCGCGCCACCGTCGATTTCTATGATCGCTCCGGCTGGCTGTTGCGTGGCGATCTCACGTATGTCAAGCGGTATGCCTATCACGGCAGCATCAGCGGCTCTTTCACCCGCAAGAATTTCGCCTTCGCCGATCGACGCGAAAGGTTGTGGGACCTGCGCTTCAATCACAGCCAGCCCCTGGGCGAGAGCGCCGCGCTGGCTGTGGCCGGCACTTTCACCAGCGGCAGGAGTTTCTACAACAATTTCACCCCCGACCGCGACCGACAACTGACGCGGCGCCTGACCTCGCAGGCGACCTACTCCACCCGCCTGGGCAGCAACAGTTTTTCGATCAATCTCTCCGAGAGCAAGGATTTGCAGGACGGCTCCTACACCCGCACGCTGCCGAACCTGAGCTTCAGCATGCCGCAGCGACCGCTGTTCGGCGCGAAGAAAAAAAAAGCCGGCGCCACCAGCCTGAGCCTGGAGGAGATTCCGTGGTATCAAAACCTCCAGTTCAGTTACAGCGGCAACGCCAGTTTCCAGATCAGCCGCGGCCGTGCAGTCAGCAATGTCGCGCCGCCCAGGCAGGCGCTCGGCCGTGCCAGCCATGCGCTCAACCTCTCACAATTCAGTCCGAAATATTTCGGCTGGCTTTCACTCTCGCAGAGCGTGGCGGCGCGCGAGGATTGGTTTGATCGCACCAAGCGCTACGTCGTGGTCGACACCAGCGCCGCTTCCACCGCGCAGATCGATGCACGCGAGGTCAGGGGCTTTTTTGCGCGGCATACCTTCACCTACACGGCCTCCGCAAACACCAAACTTTACGGCACGTTTTTCCCCAAAATCGGAGCGCTTCAGGCGGTGCGGCATGAAATGGCGCCGAGCGTGTCGTTTTTCTATCAGCCGGATTTTTCCAGCGCATTTTGGGGATATTATCAGGAGTTGAACCTGCCCGATGGCAGCAGGGTCAAGCGCGACCGCTTTGGGGGCACGAGTCAGGGCAAGCTCGCCAGTGTGAGTTTCGGCCTGGCCAATCTCTTTCAGATGAAAGTTGGCAGCGAAGAAAAACCGAAAAAGATCAATCTCTTCAACCTGGGCTTGTCCACCGGTTACAATTTTGCCGCCAGGCGTTTCAAGCAGGGCCCGCTCTCCTCCAATTTGCAGGCCAGTCCCGGCCGCGGGGTGTCGTTGAGTCTGAACGCGGGACACA includes the following:
- a CDS encoding replication-associated recombination protein A → MDLFNQLAQENLQHSTPLAERMRPRQIDDFVGQEHLLGPGKALRLAWETGTFGSLLLWGPPGSGKTTLAKLLAQAAKADFFMLSAVASGVAEVREVLQKATNNRRSGRRTILFIDEIHRFNKAQQDALLQRVEDGTITLIGATTENPSFEVIAPLLSRCQVYTLKPLEDSALRQIIARALAHDRQLQQANLVLEAAARDLLVALAAGDGRTALNGLEQAVRLCRPNAQGQRVLTVAHIREAVQKRAPLYDRAGDQHYDTISAFIKSVRGGDPNAALHYLARMLEAGEDPKFIARRLIILASEDIGNAEPLALVLATSAFTAVTYVGMPEAGLVLAQATTFLASAPKSNASYRALSAAIQDVREKPLAPIPLHLRNAPTDLLAQAGHGRGYQYPHDFPGHFVEQEYLPENLTAALYYRPSASGMEADIARRLQAWWEKYREQYNGDQAAAPPDAT
- a CDS encoding putative LPS assembly protein LptD codes for the protein MKREFATPPPAVTVLVAALLLTRALHGQEVPASQANPAADSVIVTNQPPPPASAAAKSEVDAPIEYSAADIEIFVPARLIVLTGRAVVKYKTATLTAGRITVDMERRTLRAEPLPDSLRPASAPAPGAANGRAASDLPTFTDGGDKLVGEAMEFNFATEKGRVLRGRTEFDGGHYFGERIKRVDDRTLNVGSGTYTTCDRNPNPHFHFWSERMKITVQDKVVAKPVVFFLGRIPLAILPFAVFPTKTGRHSGLLIPKYGQSTLEGRFLRDLGYYWAVNDYLDARATVDFYDRSGWLLRGDLTYVKRYAYHGSISGSFTRKNFAFADRRERLWDLRFNHSQPLGESAALAVAGTFTSGRSFYNNFTPDRDRQLTRRLTSQATYSTRLGSNSFSINLSESKDLQDGSYTRTLPNLSFSMPQRPLFGAKKKKAGATSLSLEEIPWYQNLQFSYSGNASFQISRGRAVSNVAPPRQALGRASHALNLSQFSPKYFGWLSLSQSVAAREDWFDRTKRYVVVDTSAASTAQIDAREVRGFFARHTFTYTASANTKLYGTFFPKIGALQAVRHEMAPSVSFFYQPDFSSAFWGYYQELNLPDGSRVKRDRFGGTSQGKLASVSFGLANLFQMKVGSEEKPKKINLFNLGLSTGYNFAARRFKQGPLSSNLQASPGRGVSLSLNAGHSFYDVDSSGIEVKRLLWKKHGLLSGKFLRLTNVSLNASLQLQGETGGSPAPVEVNPPEPFAAGTGTTGPPESFSPFAPPPDGGEISVPWSASVSLSYSLNRANPRRPTKYAQLGIPNARVQLTKNLSLDYSAQFDLVKKSVIYQSYGVHRDLHCWEMRLTWIPGGTRQSFYMSISLKAPLQDIKLEKRGGRASVFGGSYY